The genomic window ACCTATGGTCTCATTTGCTCGTTTCATGTCTTCTTCAACACTGAGAGATGATCATTTGGTATTTCCTGATTCAATGTTAGTAAAATTGATGATTCTCTACAACATGTTTAGCTTGTGATTGAGAACTCGCTACCATGTCCCATCTTACCCCTTTGttcaaatatggtcacttcctgcTTAAAAACTAAGATGGCAACAGCCACAGTGCCAAATTTGAGAATTCAACATGGTTGCCCACAAATCAAAGTTAGACAACACTTGACAAGAATctacagtttgtaaatgcagagtTGGGTAATTCAAATATGCTGGGTCATGATTACAAACAACTGGTTTTGCATACCAAGTAGTCATGTGACCCATTGCCTCAATAATTATTCAAGAAATTGatgaaaatctatttttttcatAACTGAAGAAGATTTTTGTTATCAGACTCACAGTATACAGTGGTAGTCATGTTTTGAGATATCACCACTGGAGGGGGCTGTGGTCCTTCAGGTCCCAGGACAAGCTCTGCTGCACACCAATACGCAGCACCATCTTCACCTTTATGGGGGGTGACGTCCAAAGTATAGGAATGAGTCATTGGTTTTCCCCCATAACTGTTGTTAACCTGTACTTGACCAACAACTGAATGTCCTCTGTAGAAGATTGCCTTGACTTTTTCAACAGGAGCAACATTATGTACTGTACACTGCAGAGTGTACGGATGAGCCTCTATCAATGGCCCGGTGTGGTTAGCAAAGCTGATGGACACCTTATCTGGGGGCtctgtggagacaaacacaaagagagctTGGGTTGAATACATTAATAGGcatattattttgtttctcaATGATACAATTGTCACACAAGCAACAGTATTCTGTTCATTTAGTTCATCAGCAGGTTTACTTACTGTATACGGTTAGGGGCAGGATGGTACAGCACTGGACATCAGGATCAGAAACATTCTCAGCAGCCTTATTGTAATAGCACTGGAGACTAGCTGTCCATTCAGTGAAGCTATCAATATTCCAGGAAATTGTggttctgtttattgttgactTTCCCATAGAATGCTCTAAGTTAAATAATTCGTTGAGGCATTCTTGCTGACATGCATTGCAGATCACAGACGCTGGGTCACCATACTTGACGACAAGCCGGGATGGAGTGAACACAGGTTTATCTTTACAGTTTAAAACTGTAACACAAACAAGAAGAGTGAAGATTTGAGAACTGAATGTAAAACAACTGTCTCAATCCAAAACTGTAATTTTGCTCATATTTATTAAAGAAGCCATTCAGTGTCTATCAACCATAACTTATGTTGTTATAACAGTGTTTCTGTCTGGTCTTTTAATGCAGTCCTGCTAAACCTGCACAAGCCTCAAAATGCTTTAGTTTTACATTGCATTTTTAATTTAGGCCTATTTCTAAATATAGCCTATCATACTTGATATAAATGCCTATAGGTTCTGTTTTTTAGGTCAACATCAACAATGGCTAAGTAAGCCTGGGCGCGAAAACACCAAGGAGCCCCATAGCTGACAGAATGCTAAGAAAATATTCAGATTATAAGAAAAAGATATATTTTAAGTCAATACAGGATCATTTGCACTAAACATTTTGTCTAAAATGTACATCCGgttagaggtgggcgatatgggaaaataccatatcatatattttttttcgcAAAATCCCGATCCCATcacgttttttttcatactgttctTTAGACAAAtctgtaagttactgaccagttcaaccagaCTTATTTCCctctataatgtttttaaatgcacaaaaactgcgctgacaagtttaatctatttgagaaacatctttgtaggaggtctggaggtctcccacccagaacatctttagcaacagaaatgtcttccCCTCGATTTGATtgatatttatgcacaatttgaaggttttcctcaccactttgaaattaggagttagttatgtgtcctctttttatgtttatcaggaacattttcacgcagtgatgcattcatttaaaaacatgtagactttgagttcttgtgtttctgttctattttagccctgcagagttcctacagctgtagtttcatacaggctctgcagcctttgtggTTTTCTATGagatcattggactaactttagtttagtttatatataatcaaacataatacagaatgtgttcattctgtgacacaagatcaaagtaagttttactgacagaagagtttaattcatagagggggcgggacattgttgattgacagacagacagtcacactgcggtcaagccagccgctcctcgagtttacatggtgaagtgagccgcccctaaatttgaagtgcccacgtattatgatctttatggtaaatgctccggactgcagagcgagcaagagtaacagacagagagagcgatgacgTCAAGTGCTAAATGCctaggtcttaccataaaactggaGTAAACAGAATACTGCACAGAGAATAGCTccggaggtcggggaagttagtgtgagaataattgtgcgagtctgcggtaacttccgtttttcaaaataaggtgttcacaataaaaaataaaataaaaaacagttttcttggagaaaacaataattatatatattttcttacataagtagacaatgattctgatatggttggactaaGTACTTCTTACACTACATGCACAAGTAAtgtgaagtacttttactgtgaactttttgagaaatccactgtcaaagtcccttataaatcactataatgagtcttattttctgactttgatgttgAGGAGCTGTGTAGTTGTGCAGATATGTACATGATTTGCAGTCTAAAACAGAGtgcaatgtaaacagaaaatagtCCAGTgagcgttaatgtaacgcatcaAATCAGTTTCAGCCTTCACATTACTGTCATGTATTGAGCGCAACTGTACTTTTGGAACAAACCGGCAGCACTTCTATACGGAGATGTTCCTAAATTAAAATTTGGTCTCAAAGGCTGAATGTGCGAGATtttacacatactgtaaatatagcagaaatccagtatatcctctgtgagtcatgactgtctacaatgagtgtgacacccaaGTCTCCGTGTCTGTGATGGTGTCTGAGCTGTATCTAcaccgtgtttacatggacgggacaggacggccggccggctcatccccttgcttataaaagttgtttgtaaGTGAGGGActatagaaaagaagaataacttactgtactcactgcttatttgaatgtcatgtaagcgtttttagatcatggtcattttgtgtaaatttacatgcaatgtgaagctacacgCAAACAAAAGAGCACTACCATTAGCatactaacacaacaatgcagctcgagttgtttgggtttcatgctggtgctcaagggcgacatctactggatcaaaaagttgcatattcttccttcaATGTATCATAAACATAAgcaatgtcataaaaaaaaaatcatacctTTTAGAATACACATACtcaaaagagtcaaacacattaaattCTGCTATTctaaaataattcattttcaaatagtTAAGGACGAGACCTCTCCTTCAGTATTTATGAAGGATTTGGAGGGCCAAGGTCTTTGTTagttatagatggatggatcctttattgtcattgcagatCACTACACAATGAAATTCAGTCCAGCCTCAACCCCTTGATactttaacaaaatatttttaaataattcaaagataTAGAAAGTAAGCAAGTTTATGGCacatatggaaaaaaaaggaatgcttGAAATTACAAGGATTTtcacaaaatcaagaaaaagaagctgtcatGTGTTACCAGAGATTGTACTCTTTCAAAAACcaacctcttcttcatcattccccccacaaattaaaaaataaatgcatatgcTCAATAATTATATTAGATTTAAGTCTTCTCGTGGGAGATCGGAGCTCAGTTGTTGAGTACATAATACAATTACATTATAAGGAGTTGGATTTTATtgcaaacatgctgcaaacTTTTGCAAAGAGTAATGTAGTGGACACAAATTCCCACATACAAACCTAAATAGAAGATGATTATGTGTATAGATTGCCCTGCCTATAGAAATGTTTCTCTATTCCACAAGATTCTCTATTCCTGACAAggtttgcacattttattttacagaaacagtgTGAGACATGCCAAAGATGGTACCATGAGCAGTGCctagccatggatgaacaacaACTCCAACATGCAAGGGTGAACAATTGGGATTGTGCTCTTTGCAGTTagggcagaaaataaaacacttaaaaatgtCATGTGGTCTTACCAAATAAAGACATGCGAGCGCTTGGGACAAAACGTATctcatatttttaattatttgtattggttcaaatttgaagaaaaaagataGATGTATATAGTTGTTGGTGTTCATAGTCTTTGTAATTTCATATGTAtgttctaattttttttttatgtttataataaatgtaaaaaaatgtcaatagtAATTTTTTATTCGTGAAagattattaatatttgaaaaatgcttgtatgtgtgtttattgcaaaatattaaaagtgcAACATGTAGCTGTTAAAGAGCGTATCAAATTGGTACTGTCACattcaaaacactgcagagagctgtgCAGTGTAAGGGAgcttgacagtggatttctcaaaaagttcacagtaaaagtacttcactacctgtgcatgtagtctaagaagtactacatccaaccatatcagaatcattgtctacttatggaagaattttttttacaagacatcaaagtcagaaaaaagactcattatagtgatttataagggactttgacagtggatttctcaaaaagtacacagtaaaagtacttcatagtacctgtgcacgAAGTCTAAGAAGTattaagtccaaccatatcagaatcattgtctaCTTGTGTAAGAACATATTTTCTTACATGTTTTTCCCAGGaaaacaccttattttgaaaaacggaagttaccgcagactcgcagtattattctcaaaCTAATTTCACCGACCTCCggagctattccctgaacagtattttgtttgctcccgtttcatacacgtgtatctcatagccagttttatggtaagaatTCGGTAATTATTACTTTTGCCTGGAAAAGGAGATTAATAACGGGTCAaaatcgctctctctgtctgttactcctgctcgctctgcagtccagagcatttaccataaagatcagaatacgtgagcacttcaaatttaggggcggctcacttcaccgtGTAAAAGCGAGGAGCGCCTGGCTTGGCCGCAgtacagtcaccatggttactcactctcacctgcctgctgctttgtaacgtcgtttagcctaatccctataggttccgttatcacaacaggtgagcttctggtggagaggcttgataagtaacttttaaaaactgagagagagcagaaaacaccgacagcaacattttaaacaccggggtttTATCtccactgactgtctgagctgcgccctgtctgtctctgactgttaacgtctctccgctatctgagatgtagactaatcttaactgtgcacactatgcagataagttaactgttgctcacagcgggtcggtttggaaaaatatcacaacagttgcatataaccgagatggagttgtttttgcggactttacgtttaagtttcgttttcgttttcaccgctgcggagcaaaaaaAGGAGCGTGATCTAAtgtgatagaataaacacattagcccggttctacgatctctctgctttggcagatcgtcagcaagttaaaatccttcacgatctaagatcgttatatcgcccaccactataTCCGGTCACAATTAGGttttaagaataaaataaaacgttTGATAAGACGTGAATGGGCTatattttaatgacagaaaGCAACAACTATCCATTTTTACCTCAtctgataaaaagaaacatgcgATAAGAATATAAAGAGCCTACGCAATaatatgagggacaaaaaatgactaaagtataaataaataaatgttgggagaaatgcatacaataatgtataggctaaataaataaataaatgcatcaataaatatatataaataaatgcaacaattcaaTAGTCAACaattaatatataaatacatatattcatatatttatttatgtatttctgtgtccatgttgtacaaggaaaagtaaatatggaaattaagtgggccgtcgtaacattactgaagtaggattggtcaattttgaaaaacagacagaagcaaatttacatatatacttttcctcttacaacctggacacagaaataaatagatgtgtaaatgtaaaaatatggaaataaattaataactcaattaatgtggaaatgtatgcattgatacatatataactgtagaaatacactaatgaatgaataaatacatgtaaaaatatataaatagcctttttcattaaccaagtgtattcattatttattcattgatgtattgttttcagcatatatatatttattgatacatttatttaattatacattattgtatgcatttctcccaacatttatttatttaatatttttatttagactttagtaattttttgtccctcatacaaTGATAGCCTACAAAACATAATAGCCTATGATACCGTGTTTGATAGAAAGTCTACCAGAAGCACAACAGAAGGCAAACGATCAGCCGAACAGATAAATCACATTTCTGAAAACTTACCACAGCCCGACGCGTGGAAGTCGAGTAGAAATGtcatcaaagacaaaacaaaaatcacttcACAGAAAAGCATTGTGTGTTTCCTGATGGTATTGGAAGTAAATTAACGGAAAGGTTAACCCTGGAGCGAGAACAAGAGTGAAAGTTAAAGCGCTGGACAAACCCCCCAAGTCCACTccctgcttttcattttgttgagaTGACCGAGGTTACTGTAGCTTTTACAATCACGTCACTGTTTTGTGGGAAGGACTGAGACATgtgagaaaaaatgttttctgtacatCACCGACGTCCTCAGGCTgatcttagttttttttttttttttttttttaggactttTTAGAAAAGCTATGACCCCGAATGAACTTATAGCCCTACCCACCCACCGAGCTTCAGATAGTCTAccattcaaaatgaaaacacttgCCTACACAGGACCTCAAAGTCTAATCCAGCCTGTGTTTTGGTGGAGGAAAGTCAGTTGTCCAGAAACACATTTCCCTTATCACGTTCCTGAATGTATCAGCTCTTCAGATCTTGCTTTCGCCATAACATCATCTTTTTTCAGCCTACAGCTGCCCCCTCCCTTCATACTTTAAATTCTTGATATCCAACTGTTTATCATTTTTACTCCATCAGTGTTGCCTGCCTGGCTATGATTTATCATTTCCCCCTCAGTTAGGCCTACATAgccccctccctccacccttcAAGCTGGTCAGGAGTCATTCAAAGGCCAGATTTTCTTATGGCAATAGCCTACTGTTAGGAAAAGAGCAGCAGAGCCATTGAACTCAAAAGAAAACCATCCGGGAATTGTAATATGGCCAACTATAGTCTACCCTTGAGCTCATTTTAATTATAGCctaattatttattattcaagTTTGTTTTCCAACATGACAGATTCAGAATCGTATTAACTTTATAGGCCTACTTTTGGAAAGAGCAACATGAATCAACACCATACAGACCTTGCTCAGAGAAGAATATGCTTGACATTTCAGGAAGTTCAGTTCTTGTTGTTTAGGCTATTTTGTTGAGTTGATATGGTAACACACTCACAAAATGTATTACAGCTAGCGCAAGCAACCCCTCAGCACAGCTTATCCTTGTGACAGGAAACAAGGGGAAAGAGTTATCCTGACCTGTCTGTCCAAACATAACATTTGCAGCTCCTCCACATCCCAATAGGttaaatctgtttctgtttgaaatcCCTGgacatgcaaataaaacaagGGACATCTGCACACAACCATTATAAGTTAGCTGTGAATAATAGGCAACATATAACCAAGCACGTTATTAAGGATGACATCTCTCCAGTGCAAAGATGTCTTCTCTATCTATACATTGACGTTTCAGGCTGAGTGTGAAAGGGGATTTCGTTGGGTTACAAAATTAGACAGCTTGAGCAGAACGTGATCTTCAGATGAATCAACAAGCACATTTAGATCAGAGATGACAGAAACACGATCACTGTCACAAGTTAACTGAGGAGGTTGGATTAGAATAGGATTAGTTCATGCTGGTGGATACTTTacattaatttaacattttatttttatttgcataactttaataaagaaatgtaaaaggtatgaatttatttgaatgaaCTTCTCATGGCTGTCAGGTAATATTATGCCATGTTTGATTTGCTTTGTGAGCATATTGAGTCAACCTAAGCACATCTTAGCAGGTGAATTCTTAAGGTTGCCTTCAGGATGTCACTGTATACTCTGTGactaattattttttaaattcctttatCCCCCTCTGCTGTCCACCAActgaatttcattttttgctAAATAATTTATTTAGTTCCCAAATATCTAGTGAATCTTTTTAAATTGTGAGTCATTGGAGAttagatatttttattataaaattCCATATCTCGTTTCCAATCGCTATAATCTTTAAATCTTAACATTTTGTGATTAATAGTATTTTctttcatatgtgtgtgtgtatcatagactgtatataaacatggatgtagtcttgGTGgaatcacccattggtttctaatACAAGCATTTGAAGCCAATCAATggggtcgccatattggaaaatgTGTCTCAAATTTACTGCAGGGGCTTAaaaggcaaagagctggagctgaggcgggccttaagcctcctgacaaacagctataGCATGCCCACTGTTTAATCAGCTCAGCGAAGTCTGTTAATATAAATAATTCTAATCAAAATGCAGTGTTGGTCAGTAAAAGCACTACGAATACCTGCTTTAATTGTTTAACTACATGTTCCAGTAGCTTTGTGGTAGTTTTCTAAATTAAATAGCTTTTGCTTCACTGTTTTATTGATCAAAGTGTGGTAGGGTCCAGGTAAGCTGCAATTACCTGGACCCTACAGACCCCAGCGAAGAAGGAAACCCCGGACCGTTGAACATCTCGAAGTTCACTTTAGTGGGTGTTGGGGCCATTTTTGGTGTTTTGGTTATTGGGCTATGGGGTGGCACTTTAAAACGAGGCAACGGAAACTTATTTAAACAATGCTGATTAGCAGCAGGTGTTGTGCACAAAGAAGGTCAATGGTTTTTAACTGTGGCACGTCATGGTGAAAGTTGAATACCGAGGCAAGAATCAAGCATTTTcttggcggctgtggctcagttggtagagttgttgccTCTATGTTGTAACTGTGCAATTTCATTTGATGGTTGTATTTTCAAACTTTACTGAAACTTCAGATTTGAGTCATTTATAGGAATTACTGCAGTAACCATTTCCATTATCTGAAAAAGTCACGACTCTCTAAGATAGCCTTGTTATGTATTTTATACTGAATTGAAACTGTAGAATAAATTTGAATTCAAACcttaatttcattttattggTGCCGTACATGGCTTGGGTATGGGCAAGTTAAGAATGCTTTGATCTCACACTGCCtttcaatggaaaaaaaaaaatcaatcatctCTTGAATCTTAAGGACATCGGGGTAACATCGGGGTTGGGTAACATCTTAagaacatcacaaacaaaacagaaaccagTCTATTGCAAGTACTGAAACCTTTCATGCAGTCATGTACATTGTCTGAGAATGAACCTAAACCTGTGCAGAGAATAAAAAGCATAAAACATTATGAACCCGTGAATTATTTGTAGCTGGTATTGTTGTTTGGTACAGTTGGTCTCTCTGTAGCTTTTGATTGTTGTAGAGGTTCGTGGTTTGAATTGAGCATcgattttttttcttcgttGTACTGACACCCCACTCCACTTGGGGGCACTGTGAGTGCTTTGAATTTCGAATGTAATTCCACCCCCCTCCActgggggcactgtgggtgctgtgaattcaagTCAGGCACATTTTTGCACTTTAGCACatactgtattttcatgttttattctagAGTAATGCAAATATAAATTCAattttttgagtcagtttgtttcaaacaaatataaacatcattatttaacaaatataagaaGGTACTGTGATCTCAGTATTTCTCTCACCTATGTGTAATGTTGAATCGATATCaaagcatattgatcaatatcgaatcgtgacccaaagaatcgaaatcgaatcgtgaggttgtggacaataaCCAGCTCTAATATCATGCTGTGCTAAATGTGCTTATACTTTAGCAGTAATAAAGACTTGCCCTGCACCAACTAATCGCTGAATTTGAGTGTTCTCCCGTCTTACATGCCTGCAAGATGGCTGTCAGAGAATAACAACTTTCTGtcattaaaactaaaacatacagtacaccACCTtgtggtgcttttttttttctttttaaattagtgATATTCTGGCAGTTACATGGTTTAAAATGAGCAAATCACTTCCAGTCTGTTAAATTCTTTATCTACATTGACATTTCCAGGTATTCAATCACTTCAAATAGTCTATTTCTAAGTGATGATCTTGTTTGCATGAATTGTCAAGCGCTGCTTTTAGTTTGATCTGGCTTCAGCTTATCTatttgaagaacattttataACAGAGTGGTGATTTTAAACTCGGTGACAATCGAGTTAACATGTGAGCATGCCAAGTAAGAAGTATTGTTTGTTAACTAAAACGCATtaatttttattcattcatttattttttaataatttcagaCTTTCATAATGTGATTATGGCCAAACCTCATATCAGGAACAGTTCACAATTAGTTGTGCAACATTAGTATGACTACCATGGGTTGAAAACAGAGATTGCAAGGAATATTTGTAGAGTGAGACGCCAGCAGGGGAATGAGATAATGAGCCCGTACATGTTGGAAAATAACTATTAGTGTAATGAAGataataaaactaaactcaGTTGGGACATTAGTCTGTTGCTTTTCACTGGATTCACTCAGGTGCGTCGGCCAGAACACCACTTCAGGCCTTATTCCAGAATATGAATAACGAGTGCAGAATTGGTTGAATGGCTGTTTACTTCTTCTCTTGTAGTGAAACAAAATACAGGCATCTCAGTGGCCATTCAATATGACAGAGTATTGGgtcttgttgtggttttctatAAGAAAAAGAATAGCAGAATATATACTTAAGGAACACAAATCTGAATGCTTCATCTTACCTCTATAACATACAAAACACTGTACAGTAATGTAATAGgttataatatttaaataaataaaaggtaaGCTACATGTCTCTTTAACCTAAAGTGTAGTGACCAATTTTAACAAACCCAATATTGTTTAGAAAAGTcacttgagggatgaatgtggaagctTTCGGACGTGTGCTTAGCTCAAAGAAATTAACTCAGTCCATTAATGATTTGATTTCGATATTtcaatccatttatttttaaacacttcttatCAATAAAGGAACATATGACGAACCACtgtctataaataaacaaacaaatccgcGTTGGATGCATTTAACTCCGACA from Labrus bergylta chromosome 1, fLabBer1.1, whole genome shotgun sequence includes these protein-coding regions:
- the LOC109975311 gene encoding vascular cell adhesion protein 1-like isoform X1, coding for MLFCEVIFVLSLMTFLLDFHASGCVLNCKDKPVFTPSRLVVKYGDPASVICNACQQECLNELFNLEHSMGKSTINRTTISWNIDSFTEWTASLQCYYNKAAENVSDPDVQCCTILPLTVYKPPDKVSISFANHTGPLIEAHPYTLQCTVHNVAPVEKVKAIFYRGHSVVGQVQVNNSYGGKPMTHSYTLDVTPHKGEDGAAYWCAAELVLGPEGPQPPPVVISQNMTTTVYYAPKLQVPKHPGLITINEGNQLKLDCSSDGKPSPSYKWTLPSGSLHWSSILAFESAAAEHEGKYTCTVSNGYWNFTEEFHVKVHANNIVYIILGILVAVVLLVIIGVIIWTRYYKNKRTGQYDFAR
- the LOC109975311 gene encoding vascular cell adhesion protein 1-like isoform X2 — translated: MLFCEVIFVLSLMTFLLDFHASGCVLNCKDKPVFTPSRLVVKYGDPASVICNACQQECLNELFNLEHSMGKSTINRTTISWNIDSFTEWTASLQCYYNKAAENVSDPDVQCCTILPLTVYKPPDKVSISFANHTGPLIEAHPYTLQCTVHNVAPVEKVKAIFYRGHSVVGQVQVNNSYGGKPMTHSYTLDVTPHKGEDGAAYWCAAELVLGPEGPQPPPVVISQNMTTTVYYAPKLQVPKHPGLITINEGNQLKLDCSSDGKPSPSYKWTLPSGSLHWSSILAFESAAAEHEGKYTCTVSNGYWNFTEEFHVKVHGENVTAEGIIA